The Acidobacteriota bacterium genome has a segment encoding these proteins:
- a CDS encoding FAD-binding molybdopterin dehydrogenase, which yields MNPFTYVRAEDANQAVTAVSGKPQSKFLGGGTNLIDLMKMGVETPNGLIDINRLPLAQIEELPNKGVRIGAMARNSDVAEHQLIKTRYPVLSQALLSGASPQLRNMATVGGNLMQRTRCYYFYDPAFPACNKRKPGSGCGALDGYNRIHAVLGQGEQCIATHPSDMCVALAALDAVVHVRGPNGERQIAFGDFHRLPGNTPERDTNLGPDELIIAVDLPAIPFAVRSHYLKVRDRASYAFALVSVAAALDLGSNNEINAARVALGGVAHKPWRANVAEKKLIGQEANENTFRVAAEAELAAAKGYKYNSFKIELAKRAIVRALSNVAAMG from the coding sequence ATGAATCCGTTTACTTATGTGCGCGCAGAGGATGCGAATCAGGCTGTCACAGCTGTCTCCGGAAAACCCCAAAGCAAATTCCTTGGTGGCGGAACGAATCTGATCGACCTGATGAAAATGGGCGTGGAAACGCCTAATGGGTTGATTGATATCAATCGGCTGCCACTCGCGCAAATCGAGGAACTCCCGAATAAAGGCGTGCGCATCGGTGCAATGGCCCGCAATTCGGATGTTGCAGAGCATCAGTTAATCAAAACGCGTTATCCTGTTTTGAGCCAGGCACTCCTTTCTGGCGCGAGTCCGCAACTCCGCAACATGGCAACTGTGGGAGGGAATCTGATGCAGCGGACGCGTTGCTATTATTTTTACGATCCGGCGTTCCCAGCGTGTAACAAACGCAAACCCGGTAGTGGCTGCGGGGCGCTCGATGGTTACAATCGAATTCACGCCGTTCTCGGCCAGGGCGAACAGTGCATCGCCACCCATCCGAGCGATATGTGCGTTGCACTCGCTGCGCTCGACGCGGTCGTGCACGTGCGCGGCCCGAATGGCGAACGGCAGATCGCGTTCGGTGATTTTCATCGGTTGCCAGGTAACACACCTGAACGGGACACAAATCTTGGACCGGACGAATTAATCATCGCTGTCGATCTCCCAGCAATCCCCTTCGCAGTGCGGTCGCATTACTTAAAGGTGCGCGACCGTGCCAGCTATGCGTTTGCATTGGTCAGCGTGGCAGCTGCGCTTGATCTAGGTTCAAACAATGAGATCAATGCCGCGCGCGTCGCTCTCGGCGGCGTCGCGCATAAACCGTGGCGCGCAAATGTTGCGGAGAAAAAATTGATCGGCCAGGAAGCCAACGAGAACACATTTCGTGTCGCAGCCGAAGCCGAGCTCGCAGCAGCGAAAGGTTACAAATACAACTCGTTCAAAATCGAGCTGGCCAAGCGCGCCATTGTGCGTGCCCTGAGCAACGTCGCTGCAATGGGGTGA